The Nostoc cf. commune SO-36 genomic sequence GCGGCTATTAGAAGGAATCAAAAACAGCAGCAGCGATCTCTATCCGTAGCAGGGCAAACGCATCTAAATATTAACGAGTCGACCTAAAAGTAGAATGCATCAGAGTTTGACACTCCCCGCACTAAAGTGAGGGGGATTCTTGGTTCCCTGACTCGCCGTTAGACAGCAGGCTTGTGCCAACTGCCCAAGAGGGCAAATCTCGCCAAGCGTAGCTTCCGGTGTGCCCCACCGTAGTTAATCCAAGTATAAGTTGTCATGCATCGCCACACGGAGATATTTTGATGTGGCTTTCAAGTGATAATCTTCTTATACAGCAGCCTACACGGAGAAATTAGTATGACATCTCCAGAAACGGTTATATGGCTACAAGAACGGACGAGTTTAGGAATTCTCTCACCTGAAGTGTTAAATGCGATCGCACAAGTAATTGAAGAAAAAGTAGTGAGTGCCGAAACTGACTTAGTTAGCGAAGGCACTCCTCCAGAAGCCCTTTATATTCTTGTAGAAGGTCAACTCGAAAGCAATAGCACCAATCAAACCAACCCAGCCTTAGCTTGTGGATTCCTCCCCGGTGCAGTGATTGAACTCAAAGAATTGCTGTTGGATCAATTAACTCCATTCACAATTACTACAGTGACAGATTGTCATTTGTGGGTTGTGCCTGGTGATAAATTTCGCGCTTTAGTTAACCAATACCCCGAAATTGCTCAGGCTTTTTCGCGTCAATTGGCTCAAGAATTAGCTCAGGCAACATCTGCACTTGGCTATGAACAAGAACGTTCTGTAGCTTTGCGACCATATTTAGTCACCAAAGCGCAACGCGGAATTGTCGGTACAAGTCGCTATGCGGTAAAGCTGCGCGAACAAATTCGAGAAGCGGCGGCTGACCGTAAATCTGTGGATATTTTCGGAGAACCAGGGTTAGAAAAAGACAATATAGCAGCCCTCATCCACTTTGGTTCTCCAAAACGGCGAGAACCAATTATTAAAGTAAATTGCGGTATTCTGCAAACAAGCGGTGCAGATTTATTCGGTCGCGCTGGCGGTAAACCAGGACTTTTGGAATGGTTGGGAGAAGGTACTTTAGTTCTCAACAACATCCAAGAATTGCCTAAAGAATTATTACCTCCGGTGACGCAGTTGCTCACAACTGGCACATATACTCCCGCGACTCGCTCAGGAGAAGCAGCACCCCAACCTCGTGCCAGTAAAGCTAGAATTCTGATTGTTTCCGAAAAAACTCAGCCGACAATTGAACGCTGTATTGGCCACATTATTAAAGTACCACCGCTACGGGTGCGGAAAGCTGATATTCAGGCACAGGTTGAATATTATACTAGTCTGTACATCCGGGCTAGAGGCATTTCTAAACCGCGCATCACCCCAGAAGCTCTGCGTCGCCTCCAGTCTTATGATTTTCCTGGCAACCTCAAAGAGTTGAAAAATTTGGTAGAAAGGGCGATCGTGCAAGCAGAGGGAGCCAATGAATTAACAGAAGAGATTTTCTGGCCAGCCGAAACTAAGAAAAAACGATTTCGGGTGAATCTGTTAAACGCCTATCCTGGTTTGCGGCGGTTTTTACGTAGTCCTTGGTGGCCCGATCGCATTAACTATGGTTTTACGGCAACGGTTTTTGCGATCGCAGTTGCAGTATTATTTATTGGCCCACAAACGCGCGATCGCAATTTCGTATTAAATCTATTTTGGGCTTGGTGGTGGCCTTTCTTCTTATTTCTCTTTCCCTTTTTGGGACGTATCTGGTGTTCTGTTTGTCCCTTCATGATTTACGGAGAAATTACCCAAAAGTTATCTCTCTGGCTATGGCCTCGACAACTCAAGCGCTGGCCGAGACAGCAAGCTGAAAAATGGGGCGGATGGTTCATGTTTGGTTTGTTCACCCTAATTTTCTTATGGGAAGAACTCTGGCATTTAGAAAATACTGCCTACCTTAGTGCTTGTTTGTTGCTGTTAATTACTGCTGGGGCAATGATTTTCTCCGCTCTTTTTGAACGGCGGTTTTGGTGTCGTTATCTTTGCCCCATTGGGGGGATGAATGGTTTATTTGCCAAACTCTCCATGACGGAACTCCGGGCACAGCAAGGTATTTGTTCTGCCAGTTGCACCACTTATCAGTGCTATAAAGGTGGCCCGCAAAAAGGCGAAGGGATGGAAACTAATGGATGTCCCTTGTATTCTCACCCAGCCCAGTTAGAAGATAACAGAGATTGCGTGTTGTGCATGACTTGCCTTAAAGCCTGTCCCCATCGTTCCGTTGAATTCAACTTGCGTCCCCCTGCGATTGAACTGTGGACAACTCATGTACCCCGCAGCTATGAAGTAGCATTATTGTTTTTGCTGTTGGGTGGTATATATCTGCATCGCTTGCCGGAGTTACAATCTTGGTTAGGGTTACAACTGGATTTAACTCAGTTTTGGCAACATTTGGGATTATCATTCTTAGTGTTAATTATCCCAGCAGCTTTTACCTTTGCAGTCTACAAACTGATACAAGTGTCTTACTGGTTAGCGAACTATATCGAAGCAGCAAAATCCAAAATCCAAAATCCAAAATCCGTCTTAGAAAGTTCTGTTCCTTTGCTTCCAGCGCTCAAACTTTCCGCAAAATCTCAAAATTGGATTAAGCCTCGCTCATTTGTAGAACTTGCATATAGCTATCTACCATTAGTTTTGGGAGGAAACTTAGCTCACTATCTGCGTTTAGGCTTAAGCGAAGGTGGGCGGATTTTACCTGTTACTTTTGCTACTTTTGGTTTGGGTGGTGAACAATTGCCAATATTGGTTGCTCACCCAGCAGTGATTGCCTTTTTGCAAGGTACAACCATAATTTTTTCAGTGTTGCTGACTATATTATTAACGCAAAAAATTGCAAAGCAACCACTGCGTACACTGAAGGGTTTAGCGAAGCTATCGCTTCTTTGGCAACACTTAGCAGCCATTGGCTTGGGACTCAGTATGTGGGCAATAATCGTGTCGTAAGCTAAAATTTCCCAAGGCGATTATCATAGTAGGTTAGCATAACTGTGCGTCCCTATTACGCGTATACCTCATTCAAATGAGAATCGTTATAAATCGCCTGGGCTTAGTGCAAAAAGTGAGTTAAAAACATTCTTCTTCCCTACGAACGTGATAGAAAATACTTATATGATTTTTCACTCATAGTGTAAGGATTACAGATAATGCACGTTCTAAAAAGATCCATCAAACCAGCAACCTATATATCGTTCCTCCACATTTACCAAACTACTTGGGGGACTGCTGGTGATATTTGTTTAATCCGTGAATCTGTAGCTAATGACAGTACAGCGAAGTTTGTCGGTCACAAAATCCAACTAGCAATTCCCAAAGGGTTAGAGCGCGATCGCATCGCCAACTGTCCGATAATCAAAGTTGCAGGTAATGTCGGCGATGGACATCCTAAAGAACACCCCTTGGAATGGGAGGCTTATGAAGGTGTAGATACAGAACTAGCTCTAGCGGCTCTCAAACCTTGGGGCTTCAAGTTAATTGAACTCTAATATGGTGACTTGATCAGTTTAAGCCGCAGGGGAAAGCTCATTACGTTAGAGAGTATTCGGGTTTGACACTCCCCGAACTAATTAAATCAGCGATAGCGAAGTTTAATTGGAAAGTTCGGGGATGATTAATTTTGAATTGTTACTTTACTGATATTTGCAAGTATATTCTAGTACTTTGTCAAATTAGTTTTGACGATTTGTTGTAAGTTAGTAAAAGTTCTGACTACGAACTTACAGCAAATTGCAATCAAACGTGCCACAGATAAAACTACTGAAAGCAATACTGGGGTTTGTTTTAGGATTTATTTTGTAGTGGGTTTGATCGAAAACTGCTGTAATTGCTGCTAAATTTAAACTTGCCAGGCTACTAGCAAGGTAAACAAACACTTACAATAGTTCCTTTTTGAGGAATGCTATTGATTGTAAATTCACCACCATATAATTTAACTATATGCTGAACAATAGCTAACCCTAAGCCAGAGCCTTGTTGTTCCCATAACTTTCGATTAAATTGTACAAAAGCTCCAATTTTACCAATCTCTTCAATTGTCATTCCTTTACCATTGTCAATTATATACAAATTAAATTTATTATCTTCTACCTTACTCTTAACTTGAACTTCGTTGCTTGGTAAAGAAAATTTAAAAGAATTTTCTAGTAATTCTTCAATCAGAATACTAAAGTTCTCTTCTGATAATTGTACTGGAGATTCTTGGATATCTAGCTTTAAATCTTTTTGTCTACAGTTTTCTGTAGCTTTTTTGATAGCGACTTCACGAATAATTTTTTCAGCAAAACATTTATCTTTTTTTTCTTGGATTTGACGATGTTTTTCAGTATCTTTAGCAATTAATTCTAGATTACTATATAATAAAAACCTTTGAACTAACACATTCAAGCGATTGGCAGATGTGTAAATTAATTCTGCAATTTCGACTTCATCAGAGCCAGACATCATGTCACAATTTTCTATTAACAACTGTGACATACCGAGAATACCATTTAAAGGAGTATTTAGCTCGTGAGGTAATGAGTGAGCAATATTCATTCTGAGTTCGTCTAGCTTGGCTTGAGCTTTCCGCTCAACTAAAGCGTGTTTT encodes the following:
- a CDS encoding AAA-type ATPase lid domain-containing protein, yielding MTSPETVIWLQERTSLGILSPEVLNAIAQVIEEKVVSAETDLVSEGTPPEALYILVEGQLESNSTNQTNPALACGFLPGAVIELKELLLDQLTPFTITTVTDCHLWVVPGDKFRALVNQYPEIAQAFSRQLAQELAQATSALGYEQERSVALRPYLVTKAQRGIVGTSRYAVKLREQIREAAADRKSVDIFGEPGLEKDNIAALIHFGSPKRREPIIKVNCGILQTSGADLFGRAGGKPGLLEWLGEGTLVLNNIQELPKELLPPVTQLLTTGTYTPATRSGEAAPQPRASKARILIVSEKTQPTIERCIGHIIKVPPLRVRKADIQAQVEYYTSLYIRARGISKPRITPEALRRLQSYDFPGNLKELKNLVERAIVQAEGANELTEEIFWPAETKKKRFRVNLLNAYPGLRRFLRSPWWPDRINYGFTATVFAIAVAVLFIGPQTRDRNFVLNLFWAWWWPFFLFLFPFLGRIWCSVCPFMIYGEITQKLSLWLWPRQLKRWPRQQAEKWGGWFMFGLFTLIFLWEELWHLENTAYLSACLLLLITAGAMIFSALFERRFWCRYLCPIGGMNGLFAKLSMTELRAQQGICSASCTTYQCYKGGPQKGEGMETNGCPLYSHPAQLEDNRDCVLCMTCLKACPHRSVEFNLRPPAIELWTTHVPRSYEVALLFLLLGGIYLHRLPELQSWLGLQLDLTQFWQHLGLSFLVLIIPAAFTFAVYKLIQVSYWLANYIEAAKSKIQNPKSVLESSVPLLPALKLSAKSQNWIKPRSFVELAYSYLPLVLGGNLAHYLRLGLSEGGRILPVTFATFGLGGEQLPILVAHPAVIAFLQGTTIIFSVLLTILLTQKIAKQPLRTLKGLAKLSLLWQHLAAIGLGLSMWAIIVS
- a CDS encoding hybrid sensor histidine kinase/response regulator; translated protein: MNTILIIEDEPQVRENIQEILQLSDFETLIAVNGKIGLEIAQSKLPDLIICDIMMPELDGYSVLSALRQNEATINIPLIFVTAKAERSDFRQGMDFGADDYLTKPFTPEELLSAIASRLEKHALVERKAQAKLDELRMNIAHSLPHELNTPLNGILGMSQLLIENCDMMSGSDEVEIAELIYTSANRLNVLVQRFLLYSNLELIAKDTEKHRQIQEKKDKCFAEKIIREVAIKKATENCRQKDLKLDIQESPVQLSEENFSILIEELLENSFKFSLPSNEVQVKSKVEDNKFNLYIIDNGKGMTIEEIGKIGAFVQFNRKLWEQQGSGLGLAIVQHIVKLYGGEFTINSIPQKGTIVSVCLPC